A genomic window from Pseudomonadota bacterium includes:
- the rlmN gene encoding 23S rRNA (adenine(2503)-C(2))-methyltransferase RlmN — MSLQSKQNIIELSKEELIFWLNEMGIEAYRANQIFAWIYIKQVDAFEDMTDIRLDLRNLFSNHFTISRLNQKKIEISRDGSKKYLFGLADGNYIESVLIPEKNHYTLCISSQVGCAQGCRFCLTASGGFIRNLTKAEIVSQVRDIQNDVAGEKLPLSNIVFMGMGEPLANYKNIVKAIDSISSKDTGLGFAKRKITVSTAGLIPFLKDLGKDTGVNLAVSLNAADNETRDILMPINRKYPIEELIKACSEYDLKPRNRITVEYILIKDVNDSPADAKRLAQLLRSVKSKINLIPFNEYEASEFKRPEAAVIKIFREILVNNDYTVIIRHSKGQDISAACGQLRGKELLN, encoded by the coding sequence ATGAGTTTACAATCTAAACAAAATATCATTGAGCTTTCAAAAGAAGAGCTTATTTTCTGGTTAAATGAAATGGGAATTGAAGCTTATAGAGCTAACCAGATCTTCGCTTGGATTTATATAAAACAGGTTGATGCATTTGAAGATATGACAGATATCAGGCTTGATTTAAGAAATCTTTTTTCGAACCACTTTACAATAAGCCGGCTTAACCAAAAAAAAATTGAAATATCACGTGATGGTTCAAAAAAATATCTTTTCGGATTAGCAGATGGTAATTATATCGAAAGCGTTCTGATACCTGAAAAGAATCATTATACCCTTTGTATTTCAAGCCAGGTAGGATGTGCTCAGGGATGCAGGTTTTGCTTAACCGCAAGTGGAGGTTTTATCAGAAATCTAACAAAAGCTGAAATTGTATCTCAAGTGCGGGATATTCAAAACGATGTAGCAGGAGAAAAATTACCCCTTTCAAATATTGTTTTTATGGGAATGGGAGAGCCTCTTGCAAACTATAAAAATATTGTTAAAGCTATAGATTCAATTTCATCGAAAGATACCGGTCTTGGTTTTGCAAAACGAAAGATTACTGTTTCAACAGCAGGCCTTATTCCTTTTTTAAAAGATCTTGGAAAGGATACCGGAGTTAACCTGGCAGTATCGCTTAATGCGGCAGATAATGAAACAAGAGATATACTTATGCCGATAAACAGAAAATATCCCATTGAAGAACTAATTAAGGCATGCAGTGAGTATGATTTGAAACCCAGAAACAGGATAACTGTTGAATATATTCTTATTAAAGATGTAAATGATTCTCCGGCTGATGCAAAGCGTCTTGCACAACTATTAAGATCCGTTAAGTCAAAAATAAACCTGATTCCCTTTAATGAGTATGAAGCAAGTGAATTTAAAAGACCGGAAGCGGCTGTCATTAAAATTTTTCGGGAAATACTGGTAAATAATGATTATACAGTTATAATACGGCACAGCAAAGGGCAGGATATTTCGGCGGCTTGCGGTCAGCTTAGGGGCAAGGAACTGTTGAACTGA
- a CDS encoding tRNA 4-thiouridine(8) synthase ThiI gives MTNCKKNIRALGLCSGGLDSILSALVLRKIQVEVEWITFETPFFSSQKAVKASEFTGIPLTVKNITKEYMQMLENPNCGYGKNMNPCMDCHSLMFRIAGSIMKERGFDFLFSGEVLGQRPMSQTRPSLRYVEKHSGYDGYILRPLSAKRLAPTIPEINGLVDRELLLDITGKSRKPQIALAAEFGVSDYPAPAGGCLLTDKEFSKRLKDLFAHQENYPENEMHLLKFGRHFRINKSTKIIVGRNQADNENIEKLFKPASDIILKVKDFPGPLAIMPNGGSNDTIILAASICAGYSKAPELSEINVTATTPKGDRTIKVLAIPPEKIRHLMIQ, from the coding sequence ATGACAAATTGCAAAAAAAATATTCGGGCATTAGGCCTTTGTTCAGGGGGGCTTGACAGTATTCTTTCCGCTTTGGTTCTTCGCAAAATACAAGTTGAAGTTGAATGGATAACTTTTGAAACTCCGTTTTTTTCATCACAAAAAGCGGTAAAGGCATCAGAATTTACAGGTATTCCTTTAACTGTAAAAAACATTACAAAAGAATATATGCAGATGCTTGAAAATCCAAATTGTGGATATGGCAAAAACATGAATCCATGCATGGATTGCCATTCGCTTATGTTCAGGATTGCAGGCAGTATTATGAAAGAGCGCGGGTTTGATTTTCTTTTCAGCGGAGAAGTACTTGGACAGCGGCCTATGTCCCAAACAAGACCATCTCTTAGATATGTGGAAAAGCATTCCGGTTATGATGGTTATATACTAAGGCCGTTGTCGGCAAAAAGGCTTGCACCGACAATACCCGAAATAAATGGCCTTGTTGACAGGGAGCTTTTGCTTGATATTACAGGAAAGTCAAGAAAACCCCAGATAGCTCTTGCTGCAGAATTTGGTGTTTCGGATTATCCTGCTCCTGCAGGCGGCTGCCTTTTGACAGACAAAGAATTTTCCAAACGACTAAAAGATCTTTTTGCACACCAGGAAAACTATCCGGAAAATGAAATGCACTTATTAAAATTCGGGCGTCATTTTCGGATTAATAAAAGTACAAAAATAATAGTCGGGAGAAATCAGGCTGATAATGAAAATATAGAAAAGCTGTTTAAACCGGCATCAGACATTATATTAAAAGTAAAAGACTTTCCTGGGCCATTAGCAATAATGCCAAACGGAGGAAGCAATGATACAATAATCCTTGCGGCATCAATATGTGCAGGATATAGCAAAGCTCCGGAATTATCAGAAATTAATGTTACCGCCACAACGCCAAAGGGCGACAGAACTATAAAAGTACTTGCTATTCCCCCGGAGAAAATAAGGCATCTGATGATACAGTAA